The region GGTTATAAGGCGGAGTGATTCTCTTGTGGTAAAGGTCGTCCCAGTTGATCGGAGAGAAAAAGATGTGGTTCTTTATTTCtaactataaataaaagacagcaaTATTATACACGTgttactgtatactgtatactgtatactgtatacatacattttatttcactggCACTCCAATAGAAGGTTGGACATTAATTATATCAAATTCCCTCAGGGGGGCAGGATGCAGATCctcacaaaaaaagtcaaaatctcttaaaagatattttatattgtttgggATTAGTTTCCCAACAGAGATTAAATTTAATCTTCAATCAAAGCAACATTTAATAGAGTTGTCCTTTGAAAATCATCCTTTGTCTCAGACTTGGCTTATGTCTTGTCTGGGAAACCATCTGTTAATGTACAGCCACAGTTGAAAGACTTTGTAACATAACACACTCACAAAGTCGGCGATAGCCCCGAGGCGTCTGTGTTGGTCTTTCTGCAGAAGACCCATCAGCAGAGAGCTAACGGCGTCAGACTTCCCTGGAGGCAGCGGTAGCGGCTTGTGGAGGATCCCATCGTACATTTCTCCAACATCACGGCTATAGAAAGGAGGCTGAAGGGGAGGGTCAGGTACAGACctcattaaaatgacacaatgcaacataacatacatataaatgCCAATATATGTCTCCCTGTATTAGGACTatgatcaccaaagtcattggGGTTCATTATCTGGAGACcataaatgtctgtataaaatTAAATGGCAATCCATTTAATAGTTGTTTAAAAGTTGTAAACCTTGTTTGTTGGCACCATGGGTCTAAATGTATCTTTGACTAAAGAAAATTCATGACAAGATATCTTGAAAAACAGAGGCCAAAATGTCATTCAAATTGGTTGTGTGAATTCATGCTCCTAAGAGGATACATcctaatgttttattgtttcaaaaCACGCTTTCCATTTTGGTTTACACCCTCAGGTCTAAATGTGAAACTTCTCATGACATTTCATAGTCTGGCCatagtcacttttggggacattacatagacttacattcattccCTGGAGAATCCCCAACCCTAACCTCAACCATTGACCAAAATATTTGCCTTTTACAATTGGGCTTACAACTTTTGTCCCCAGTTACACAAGccgtccccaattaactggtctttagtctgaaacgtgtccccaaaagtagcctatgacagaccacacacacacacacacacacaaacacacacacacacacacacacacacacacacataccaggCTGTAGATCATCTCATAGAGCACTGCTCCGAGACACCACCAGTCCACTGTCCTGTCATATGGTTCCTTACGAAGAACTTCTGGTGCCAAGtacttcagagagagagaaaaaaacaaaaaatgggtttaaaaaagaaagataaacaaagaaaactggATTAAGGAGATGGACAAATCTGTAACGGTCAAATCAACCCCACTGCAAATCAATGGATAAATTGGACGATGTATGATACATGACAGGTCTGATATCCCTTTTCCTCCATGAATTTAAATGGATAGTTTTTACTTACTTCTGGAGTCCCACAGAAAGTGGAGGTGGTCCCTTCTGGTTCCACACCTTCTTTGCACAGACCAAAATCTGTCAGTACAATGTGTCCCTGCACACAAGTTCACATTTTAGTCACACAAATATGATTCTACCATATCGATTGATACAAAGGAGTCAAAGCAAACATGTTGAGTCTGACTCACCTGAGAGTCTAAGAGAATATTCTCTGGCTTCAGATCTCTGCAACAGAACAAGAACAAACGGATTAAAGCAAATCAAGGTagaacgtttaaaaaaaaacaggtgattAGTGAATTTGTTCACTTTGGGCCCTGTCTGACCTGTAAACGATGTTGAGGGAGTGAAGGTATCCGATAGCACTCGCTACCTCTGCAGCATAGAACCTGGCTCTGGGCTCAGAGAaacacctctctctctgcaggtggaAGAACAactacagagaaaaataaaaaggaaatagtttcagtttatttacaCAAAGGTCTTTTTGCCTGTTTGCCTAGATGGAAGATAAAGGTGTCATGTATAGTAATTTGTTtatgttaaaggaatagttctacattttgggaaatatggcTATTACGACATGTACCTCTCCCCCGTTAACGTAGTCGAGGACAAAGTAGAGCTTCTCTGGGGTCTGAAAGGAGTAGTGGAGCCGAACCAGAAACGGGTGTTTCAGGCTCTTCAGCAGCACGTTTCTCTCCGCCATTATGTTCTTTTGCTGcaaaagaagatgaaaacagAACTAAGGAAGTGAGTgaaaataagtgtgtgtgcagctcaTAGCCTActcacacatcaacacacatttTCCATAAATGAGAGAGTTTATCACCTTCTAACATAAGAAGCCtcttataaatgtttttacaacGATGAGCAGAAATGATGAAGTAGAAatcttattttgttttcaatggAAGATTTTCTGAATCTTTGCCATCACAACATTGTTTTGATGCtgcattttctatatttataatGTGGTTTGTGGCCTTCGTCATGTTTCTTACTTTGTCGTCATGCAGTGAGGGTCCCTGTTAAAGCTTATGGTTTCTGTTTCTTTGGCCTAAAGTGAGGTGCACACATGATTCTGGATCACGTGAGCGATTTCAGATGTGGGTTGGATCAATCGGAGAGTAAATTCTCAACTTCAATCACTCTAAAAGGTAGAGAGGAGGGGAAGCTGAGGGTGAAGGTggatgaaaagcagaaaaaagatgTAGTGAGCAGTGGGTGTGAAGATGTGTCAGAGGCGATAAGGAAGTGTAGGATGGTAGCTGCAGTTTGGAATCAAACCAACAAGGATTTGGAGAGTCAAAAGGAAAATGAGAGGGGGAGGAGTAGAATCACAAGGGAGAGGAGTTttgagaggagggagaggggacaCAGTAATATAGCACCAGAGGGTAGAGAAGAAGTGACTGTTTCTCTTTATGTCAGCATCACCTCGGGGTTGTGTGAGAGGAACTGCAAACCTCTGTGAGATGGTGAAGATTACATTCAATCTGAATCCCACAAAAACACTCATCctacagaaaaatacacatttcaggACAAAGATGATGTTTATCCAAATGTATTTGGTACAGATTGTGGGACACAGTTCAATTTCAAAATCTTTGCacactaaatgtatttttctgagGACATTTTATGCAGTTATTATAGGGACAGTGGAGCTATGACAGGAATTGAGGGGAGAGAGTGATGGTGGATGACACACAACAGATGTTGGGGTTATATGGCATATATCTTGACCAGTAAGGCTACTGGGGCACATCCACACTTGAGATTTTATATTTACACCCCATTAAAGtctattttctttacatttgtaGTGTGTAACATCACTCTAAATGCTGTTTcacattcccccccccccacacttgTGATACTTCGTGATAAGAACACGTCTCATACTGAACCTTTTGaaaatttaatgtatttattcatcattgaGCTCAGTCTGGACAAATTGAAAGAATAATGACCATAATCAACAGTGAGATGTGTTCATTTAGcactgagacagaaaacaacGCAGTGAGACAGTCAAACCATCCGGTGTATTTTCTGAAAAGCACATTAACACTCATAATGAAAAGACGACAAGTGTGTTCTATCAGATAATCTCGTCGTGTTGTCAAAAGCTTAAGTGGGCCTGTTTGTTTTGTGGGAGTTGTAAAAACTGTCCTTTGTACAGAACAAGCTGTAGATTAGATAAGATTCAGATTGTGTCGCTGGGTCCAAACACTGTTTACTAATAACACTCAATGATactcgtgcacacacacacacaacacacacacacacacacacacacacacacacacacacacacacacacaaacgcacatacacacacacacacacacacacagacaatttcCTCTTGGCTCGCATTGAGATATTTTCCACCTTGATCTACTTTAACCTGGCTCGTCCTAGTAACTATTTGAAATGGACTAAACCATTTACAGTAAGACCAAATGTACAGTTTCTAGTTTTGTATTAGCTCATATAAAGTTCTCTTTATTTACAATTTCCAAGCATCAAAGTTTGTGCAGGTTGTGCTCATAACAGACTTTGTGAAAATGataatgtgtgtgaaatgatCAATTTGGCAAGAGAAGGAGAAgctgtggttttaaaaaaagacaagccTGACATAAAGTGCGGCACTGGGACGACTGAGCTCACCTCCTTTTTCTTCAGAATGACTTTCTTCTGCAGCACTTTGACGGCATAGAATTTGTTGTCAGCTTTGAGCTTGGCAAGCAGGACCTGCATGGAGGTTTGTTTGTTAGTGGTTTGTTTGGTAAACATTCTGCGCCACCATCTTGCCACGCTGCTGTCAAAACGTCACAGCGAAACTGTGGAAACAGATGATACTGAGAAATCTGAGAGGTGTGTTGaaacaagggaaaaaaaggtctgAATGAAGAATTTGATTATATAGAATAGAAACATGTCGAcaaattaagtgtttttgtgttgtttatgtGAAACGCTCCTCTGGTGTTTGGCCGTTCCAGTCACTGGATGATGATCAGGTAACCTTAAGAGGCCTCAGTGGAGAGTACAGTTAATGATTCATGAAGTAGGCAGCACATTCTGATCAGACTGTCAGCAGGTAGACTCTCTCTGACCCTGTCTGCAatgtcagcagcagctctctctctctctctctctgtctctctctgtctctctctgtctctctctctctctctctctctctctctctctctatctctctctctctgtctctgtctctctctcactctctctctgtctatctctgtctctctctgtctctctctctctctctctctctctctctctctgtctctgtctctctctcactctctctctgtctctctctgtctctctctgtctctctctctctctgtctctctctgtctctctctgtctctttctgtctctctctctctctctctctccatttcttattctctctctctctctctcttgtctcacAAGGTCATCACAATAAACATTAAggacataaaataataattcaatgtCCTCCACGTCGCCCCACATCACAGAGAACCCTGGTTTAGTTAAAACCTCTCTCACTGCCTACTTCTTCCTGCTGGTCAATATGTGAACTGAATGAGCTACAACAAGGAAACACTTGAGAAACacttgaaacaataaaaaaacaaataaatataattgttGTATAAATATTGTGTAAGTAATTGTTTCGGTGTTACCTTTCCAAAGGTCCCTTTGCCAATGACAgtcaaaaagtcaaagtcaGTGGGCCTGGCACTGAAACACAACAGTCATCTTTTAAACATGTCATCTATTCCACAATAATCTCTGAAACACACTGTATTTATGACAATTTAGAAATGATGGAAAAGTCATCATCAAAAAATTAAGAATGATTATATAACAGCACTAGTGTGTTTTTGGTGGATTTGCATTTGGTGCATTTGCATTTGGATGTAAAAATCTTTGGTGCTACTGACTGTGGGTTTGCTGAAGGCCCCAGGTTGACGTCATTATGAGGAGAAGACTGAAGCTGgaagacaaataaaagcaaatcaagtcaaccaaaaaaaaacaatagaaaactaCACTTTTCATTAATTTAAGACAATTAAGTAGAGAGATATCAAACGGGCAAAAGGCTGTAAAGGTGATATTTTTGGTTACAAATGTACccatcatttttatttgggAGAAGTATTCTCCATAGACTGGTCACATAGGAACAGTGGCAACAAAAATCAAGGCctgaagataaaaacatgaatatctgAGTCACATGGCCTCATATTGCAACCACAGCGCTTCTGATGAAAACATCTCACTGTTAGAGAtcatttgtttcatatttttaatgcatTCCAGGTCAGTCACTATATCTGTATTATAGAAATGAAATGATGTTGGGCAGGAATCAAACAGGAATTTAAACTGTAAGCTATGTGCAGGCAGATCTTCAGTcacaaatgaaatcaaatgaaagcatcaagttaaaaaaaaataaaataaaatccctgATAAGTACAAAGATTTAATTTTAACTTACATTACAATGCGCCATGGCTATTATCCATTCCACTCCCAATGAGAACCCAGCATCAGTGTTTGACAgacctgagaggagaggagaggagaggagaggagaggagaggagaggagaggagaggagaggagaggagaggagaggagaggagaggagaggagaggagaggagaggagaggtgaggagaggagaggagaggagaggagaggagaggagaggagaggtgaggtgaggagaggagaggagaggagaggagaggagaggagaggagaggagaggagaggagaggagaggagaggagaggagaggagaggagaggagagatattAGGGGTCATGAGCTCAATAGTTGTGCAGGATGCGGTGAACAATAAAGGATTGAAACCATCAAACTGCATCCATTCATTTCTCCATTCTTTATGGTCCTTGACTCAGAGGAAGTTGGCCTGCCTGTcttctattgtgtgtgtgtgtgtgtgtgtgtgtgtgtgtgtgtgtgtgtgtgtgtgtgtgtgtgtgtgtgtgtgtgtgtgtgtgtgtgtgtgtgcgtgcgtgcgtgcgtgtgtgtgtgtgttcccgaATCAACTGCTGACCTCAGTCTGACAACCTGAGGATCCAGAAGAGCTGGTAGTTCTGGTTTGCGTGAAAGATGCTggaataaacagaaacacaatgaagGACATTGTGcatatcctgtgtgtgtgtatgtgtgtctgtgtgtgtgcgcgcgtgcgtgcgtgcgtgcgtgcatgtgtgtgtgtgtgtgtgtgtgtgtgtgtgtgtgtgtgtgtgtgtgtgtgtgtaaggaggGACTGTATCAGTGAGCAGgtttacatgttaaatattgttgTGTCAATCTCATCTCAAAATATGCAGGACAACCTAGGTCTGTTTCcctttctatctctttctctcgctctctctctcgctctctttctctctttctccttctctcactctctctctctctctcgctctctcacaccaacacacaccccacgtgaatgaaataaaagtccCAATTATTCAATTTTTATCTTTTCCTGCAGAGCTCCAGGCCTGTTTATCCATTTATAGGCACAAAGTCAACCGAGTTTCCACTCTTGACGGTTCATTCTTCTATCAgactgtgtttcattttataaaatcaAAACGCAAAGAAAACTGAGGTGAATTTTGAGACATAATTAATCCATTTGTACCAAACAAAGAAACCCAGAGACTTTATCCCAAAACGAGTTGCCTACTGAGTGAAAACCTCCAATCTGGAGAACTTAACATCAAAATAGCAGATGGCAGAACTAATT is a window of Scomber scombrus chromosome 10, fScoSco1.1, whole genome shotgun sequence DNA encoding:
- the sgk2a gene encoding serine/threonine-protein kinase Sgk2 — its product is MAHCNLQSSPHNDVNLGPSANPHARPTDFDFLTVIGKGTFGKVLLAKLKADNKFYAVKVLQKKVILKKKEQKNIMAERNVLLKSLKHPFLVRLHYSFQTPEKLYFVLDYVNGGELFFHLQRERCFSEPRARFYAAEVASAIGYLHSLNIVYRDLKPENILLDSQGHIVLTDFGLCKEGVEPEGTTSTFCGTPEYLAPEVLRKEPYDRTVDWWCLGAVLYEMIYSLPPFYSRDVGEMYDGILHKPLPLPPGKSDAVSSLLMGLLQKDQHRRLGAIADFLEIKNHIFFSPINWDDLYHKRITPPYNPNVRGPADTQHIDPEFTREMVPNSVSRTPELNASTSSNNAFNGFSFVATEDSFL